The window CAACCAGCACCACCAGCAGCCAGGGGACCGGAACGAAGGTGTTTGCCTACGTCCGAGTCAGCGGCAAGGCCCAGGTCGAGGGTGACGGATTCAGACGCCAGGAAGCTGAGATACAGGCTTACGCCAAGGCTAACGGCCTTGAAGTGGTCGAGATGTACAGGGAAGAAGGCATTTCCGGTACTGCCAGTGAAGCGGACAGGCCAGCGTTTCAGGACATGGTGACGGCCATACTGCGCAACGGGGTGCGGACGGTCATCGTGGAAGGACTGGACCGCGTTGCCAGGGAGTACCGGGTCCAAGAGCTGCTTCTCACCTACCTTGCCTCAAAGGGCATCGCGCTGATTGTCGCCAGGACGGGCGAGAACGTCACGGAAGCCCTCATGGCTGACCCTATGCGAAGGGCGCTGGTCCAGATGCAGGGAGTCCTCTCCGAGCTTGAGAAGAATATGCTGGTGAAGAAGCTCCGGCAGGCCAGGGACCGCAAGCGCGAGGAGCAAGGCCGTTGCGAAGGACGCCATGCATTCACCAAGGAAACGCTGCCAGATGCCCTTAGAAGCGTCCTGGAGGCTATCCGTAGGCTTCGACGCAGGAAGCCGGGCCAGGTGCAGCGCACGTACGCCCAAGTGGCTGAGGAACTGAATAGGCAGGGGCATACCTCGTCCAAGGGCTTGCCCTTCACCGGAGCCAACGTGCAGAACCTTTGGCAACGGTACCGCCGACTCATCTGACGCGGCGAGGCATTGCCGTTTTCCTTGTGACACCTACTGACTTTTTGAACCGGCCATGCTCAGCGGTTGGGAACCATATCCCACGCCGCGAGTCCGCCGCTTTACCCGAACCGACAACCTCAAGTCTTCACTAGTGAAGGATTATGCCATGCTCAACTTGGTCCAGATAGACGGTGTTATCGTTGACGAAGCTGTCACGAAGGATGCGTGGTTCGATGAGTTCCGCGCTCCACATACCGACGCTGCTCGTGAACTGGTGGCCGAGGTCATCTGCCAGATTGAAGAGTACGAGAAGAAGAAGCGCCTGAGGATGCGCAAGCGGAAGGATACGCCCAAGGCTCCAGACAAAACCACCTTCGAAACCACTGTGGCGGCCATAGTCTCGGACCTGTGCTACCACTACTCCCGCGACCCAGAGCGCAGGGTGTCCGTATCCCGGTCGCATCAGCTCGTGGGCAGCAAATCAAGGTACGCTAGTGAAATCGCGTCCACCAAGGTAAGAATCACCCTGCTCGACTACATGGCCTCGCCGGAGCTGGCGTTAGTGGTCCAGCGCATAGGAGAAAA of the Humidesulfovibrio mexicanus genome contains:
- a CDS encoding recombinase family protein, encoding MTTSTTSSQGTGTKVFAYVRVSGKAQVEGDGFRRQEAEIQAYAKANGLEVVEMYREEGISGTASEADRPAFQDMVTAILRNGVRTVIVEGLDRVAREYRVQELLLTYLASKGIALIVARTGENVTEALMADPMRRALVQMQGVLSELEKNMLVKKLRQARDRKREEQGRCEGRHAFTKETLPDALRSVLEAIRRLRRRKPGQVQRTYAQVAEELNRQGHTSSKGLPFTGANVQNLWQRYRRLI